One Tenrec ecaudatus isolate mTenEca1 chromosome 12, mTenEca1.hap1, whole genome shotgun sequence DNA segment encodes these proteins:
- the TMEM230 gene encoding transmembrane protein 230, translated as MMPSRTNLAAGLPSSKVKYSRLASTDDGYIDLQFKKSPPKIPYKAIALATVLFLIGTLLIIIGSLLLAGYLSKGGADRAVPVLIIGILVFLPGFYHLRIAYYASKGYRGYSYDDIPDFDD; from the exons ATGATGCCTTCTCGTACCAACCTGGCAGCGGGGCTCCCCAGCAGTAAAGTGAAGTACTCCAGACTTGCCAGTACAGATGATGGCTACATTGACCTTCAG TTTAAGAAAAGCCCTCCTAAGATCCCTTATAAGGCCATTGCCCTTGCCACCGTGCTGTTCTTGATCGGCACCTTGCTCATCATCATAGGCTCCCTCCTGCTAGCCGGCTACCTCAGCAAAGGG GGGGCAGACCGGGCCGTTCCTGTCCTTATCATCGGTATCCTGGTGTTCCTGCCAGGATTCTACCACCTGCGCATCGCCTACTATGCATCCAAAGGCTACCGGGGCTACTCCTATGATGACATCCCCGACTTTGATGACTAG
- the PCNA gene encoding proliferating cell nuclear antigen, producing MFEARLVQGSILKKVLEALKDLINEACWDISSSGVNLQSMDSSHVSLVQLTLRSEGFDTYRCDRNLAMGVNLTSMSKILKCAGNEDIITLRAEDNADTLALVFEAPNQEKVSDYEMKLMDLDVEQLGIPEQEYSCVVKMPSGEFARICRDLSHIGDAVVISCAKDGVKFSASGELGNGNIKLSQTSNVDKEEEAVTIEMNEPVQLTFALRYLNFFTKATPLSSTVTLSMSADVPLVVEYKIADMGHLKYYLAPKIEDEEGS from the exons ATGTTCGAGGCGCGCCTGGTCCAGGGTTCCATCCTGAAGAAAGTGCTGGAGGCTCTCAAGGATCTCATCAACGAGGCCTGCTGGGACATCAGCTCGAGTGGCGTGAACCTGCAGAGCATGGATTCGTCCCACGTCTCCCTGGTGCAGCTCACTCTGCGCTCCGAGGGCTTCGATACCTACCGCTGCGACCGCAACCTGGCCATGGGCGTGAACCTCACCAG catgtccaaaatactaAAGTGTGCTGGCAATGAAGACATCATCACGCTAAGGGCAGAAGACAACGCAGACACATTGGCACTAGTATTTGAAGCACCAA accaAGAAAAAGTTTCAGACTATGAAATGAAGTTGATGGATTTAGATGTTGAACAACTTGGAATTCCA GAGCAGGAGTATAGCTGTGTAGTAAAGATGCCTTCTGGTGAATTCGCACGTATCTGCCGAGACCTCAGTCATATTGGAGATGCTGTTGTCATTTCTTGTGCGAAAGATGGAGTGAAATTTTCTGCAAGTGGAGAACTCGGAAATGGGAATATTAAGCTGTCACAAACAAGTAACGTTGATAAAGAGGAGGAGGCA GTTACCATAGAGATGAACGAGCCAGTTCAGCTAACTTTTGCACTTAGATACCTGAACTTCTTCACCAAAGCCACTCCTCTCTCGTCTACAGTAACACTGAGTATGTCTGCAGATGTACCCCTTG TTGTAGAATACAAAATTGCTGATATGGGACACTTAAAGTACTATTTGGCTCCCAAGATTGAGGATGAAGAAGGATCTTAG